The Paenibacillus sp. YPG26 genome includes a window with the following:
- a CDS encoding LytTR family DNA-binding domain-containing protein, which produces MKVEVEINEQYTETTITVKAKEWNAELALLMNKLQGKTVKRLIGVEDEQSILLDPGGIDYVYSEHRKVFASIQNQRVELRMKLYEVEEILADEFTRFSKSVIGNLNQIERFELSFNGNLCVYFKSGNKEYVSRGYVSELKKKLIFGGGSDGQ; this is translated from the coding sequence ATGAAAGTTGAAGTGGAAATTAACGAGCAATATACGGAGACAACCATCACCGTCAAAGCGAAGGAATGGAATGCGGAACTTGCGCTGCTGATGAATAAGCTGCAGGGGAAGACGGTGAAACGGCTAATTGGAGTGGAGGATGAACAATCGATTCTGCTTGATCCGGGTGGAATTGACTATGTGTATTCCGAACATCGGAAGGTGTTCGCATCCATTCAGAATCAACGGGTAGAGCTGAGAATGAAGCTGTATGAAGTGGAGGAGATTCTTGCGGATGAATTCACACGGTTCTCGAAATCGGTGATCGGCAACTTGAATCAGATCGAGCGGTTTGAATTATCGTTCAACGGGAACCTCTGCGTGTATTTCAAATCAGGGAATAAGGAATATGTATCCCGGGGTTATGTATCGGAATTGAAGAAGAAATTA
- a CDS encoding diaminopimelate dehydrogenase, with amino-acid sequence MTQPISIGIVGYGNLGRGVEAAIRQNPDLRLEAIFTRRDPQTLESGTQMVSINDIESYKGKIDVLILCGGSATDLPEQGPALAKLFHTVDSFDTHARIPEYYEEVQASARTAGTVSVISTGWDPGLFSLNRLLAEAVLPEGNEFTFWGKGVSQGHSDAIRRVQGVKNGIQYTIPREEAVARVRSGENPELSTRDKHLRECYVVAEEGADREAIAETIRTMPNYFADYETVVHFVSEETLAAEHGTMPHGGHVIRSGRTGEGNTQIIEFGLKLDSNPEFTASVLVAYARAAYRLAQKGESGAYTVFDIPFGLLSPKSPEQLRKELL; translated from the coding sequence ATGACCCAACCTATTTCTATCGGCATCGTTGGCTACGGCAATCTTGGACGTGGCGTCGAGGCGGCAATCCGGCAGAATCCTGATCTTCGACTGGAAGCGATTTTTACGCGCCGCGATCCCCAAACACTAGAGTCGGGCACACAGATGGTGTCCATTAACGATATTGAGTCTTATAAAGGAAAAATCGATGTGCTGATCCTGTGCGGCGGCTCCGCGACAGACCTGCCGGAGCAAGGTCCGGCTCTGGCGAAGCTGTTCCATACGGTTGACAGCTTCGATACCCATGCGCGGATTCCCGAGTATTATGAGGAAGTACAGGCAAGTGCCCGTACGGCGGGAACGGTCAGCGTCATTTCTACCGGTTGGGATCCGGGCTTGTTCTCCCTGAACCGTCTGCTCGCGGAAGCCGTGCTGCCGGAAGGTAACGAGTTCACCTTCTGGGGCAAAGGCGTAAGCCAGGGCCATTCCGATGCTATTCGCCGTGTTCAAGGCGTCAAGAACGGCATCCAGTACACCATTCCTCGTGAGGAAGCGGTGGCGCGGGTACGCAGTGGGGAGAACCCGGAGCTGTCTACCCGTGACAAGCACCTGCGTGAATGTTACGTAGTGGCTGAAGAAGGCGCGGATCGTGAAGCGATTGCGGAGACCATCCGTACTATGCCGAACTACTTTGCCGATTATGAGACTGTGGTTCACTTTGTAAGTGAAGAGACACTAGCCGCAGAGCATGGAACTATGCCGCATGGCGGCCATGTTATCCGGAGCGGACGGACAGGTGAGGGGAATACCCAGATCATCGAGTTCGGCCTGAAGCTGGACAGTAATCCGGAATTCACGGCCAGCGTGCTGGTTGCCTATGCCCGTGCGGCATACCGCCTGGCACAAAAGGGAGAGTCCGGTGCGTACACCGTCTTCGATATCCCGTTTGGCCTGCTCTCACCGAAGTCACCGGAGCAGCTGCGCAAAGAACTGCTGTAG
- a CDS encoding Glu/Leu/Phe/Val dehydrogenase translates to MSIRENVEQVQETLNPFEIVQKQIDEAASYLNLPKHVTDILKRPKRVLTVNFPVKMDDGSVVVFEGYRSQHNDAVGPGKGGIRFHPDVTLDEVKALSMWMSFKCGVVGLPYGGGKGGVICDPRTMSKGEVERVSRGFMEAIADFIGPDKDIPAPDVYTTPEIMGWMMDTYSRLKGVNTPGIITGKPLILGGSKGRNEATAQGCVYTVLAALKELNISPEGATVAVQGFGNAGRIAARLLAEQGCKVVAVSDSRAGLYQAEGLDLQKVYELKDNAKLADYGQSYLITNEELLELDVDILIPAALENVITGANASNIKARIIAEAANGPTTPEADKILQEKGVLVIPDILANAGGVTVSYFEWVQNLANFYWTEEEVLERLSQRMYASYDEVRALSREHGTDLRTAAFMISIKRISEAMSARGWI, encoded by the coding sequence ATGAGCATTAGAGAGAACGTAGAGCAAGTACAAGAGACCTTAAACCCCTTTGAAATTGTACAAAAACAAATTGATGAGGCAGCTTCTTATTTGAATCTTCCGAAGCATGTTACCGATATCCTGAAAAGACCTAAACGTGTATTGACCGTGAACTTCCCTGTGAAGATGGATGACGGCAGCGTGGTCGTGTTCGAAGGCTACCGTTCCCAGCACAATGATGCTGTAGGTCCAGGCAAAGGCGGAATCCGCTTCCACCCGGACGTTACACTGGACGAAGTTAAGGCATTGTCCATGTGGATGTCCTTCAAATGCGGCGTTGTTGGCCTTCCTTACGGCGGCGGCAAGGGCGGAGTAATCTGTGACCCGCGCACAATGAGCAAGGGCGAAGTGGAACGCGTCAGCCGCGGCTTCATGGAAGCTATCGCTGATTTCATCGGACCGGACAAAGATATCCCGGCACCGGATGTCTACACAACACCAGAGATTATGGGCTGGATGATGGATACATACAGCCGCCTGAAAGGCGTTAACACGCCAGGCATCATTACAGGCAAACCGCTTATCCTTGGCGGATCCAAAGGACGGAATGAAGCGACAGCACAAGGCTGTGTATATACTGTACTCGCTGCACTCAAGGAGCTTAACATTTCTCCAGAAGGCGCAACAGTTGCGGTACAAGGCTTCGGTAACGCTGGACGTATTGCTGCCCGTCTGTTGGCTGAACAAGGCTGTAAAGTGGTTGCAGTCAGCGACTCCAGAGCGGGCTTGTATCAGGCGGAAGGTCTTGACTTGCAGAAAGTGTACGAGCTCAAAGACAACGCCAAGCTGGCAGACTACGGTCAATCCTACCTGATTACGAATGAAGAGCTGCTTGAGCTGGATGTTGATATTCTTATCCCGGCGGCACTTGAGAACGTAATTACTGGCGCCAACGCATCTAACATCAAAGCCCGCATCATCGCTGAAGCGGCTAACGGACCTACAACTCCAGAAGCAGACAAGATTCTGCAGGAGAAAGGCGTGCTCGTTATTCCTGATATCCTGGCGAACGCAGGCGGCGTTACTGTATCGTACTTCGAGTGGGTACAGAACCTGGCTAACTTCTACTGGACGGAAGAAGAAGTATTGGAGCGCCTGTCACAACGGATGTACGCTTCTTATGATGAAGTTCGTGCCCTATCCCGTGAGCATGGCACCGATCTGCGTACGGCTGCTTTCATGATCTCCATCAAACGGATCAGCGAAGCAATGAGCGCACGCGGTTGGATCTAA
- a CDS encoding acyl-CoA dehydrogenase family protein, whose translation MANLSTECQLTAFEQQLLQSATELVPYLQKFGTMIDEERRIPDEVIQKISDAGLFKLGTPKEYGGHEVSIRAMVEIISEVAKGNGSVGWVVQIINGNNYNASLSLASDVLESIYNQVEEMRFCSVLLARKAVVKKVEGGYLVEEGFWGFGSGSEHATHALLSLKDAKSMQEGRALEEMLAVVPMSEVTIVDDWYTMSLKGSASNSLELKNVFIPDRHVITITHQGDWQPAELAGRDRYKPYSQLILSITTGISAILGLARGAVEYFAQKAPHKGIAMTVHSSQAAVGHIQYKVGLAAMKVESAHLHISRTIDNLERHVQNTAPFSLKESAQVQTDMTYAAMLCWEAVDMLMAESGGSVIADSNRLSQIFRDIRGGSNHALTTASTGLELYGRVLMGVPPQFFPILARSLVLS comes from the coding sequence ATGGCCAATTTAAGTACTGAATGCCAACTTACTGCTTTTGAACAGCAATTGCTTCAGAGTGCTACCGAGTTAGTTCCCTATCTGCAGAAGTTCGGCACTATGATCGATGAAGAACGACGTATTCCTGATGAAGTAATTCAGAAAATATCGGATGCGGGGCTGTTTAAGCTTGGCACACCGAAGGAGTACGGGGGGCATGAGGTTAGCATTCGTGCTATGGTCGAGATTATTTCCGAGGTGGCTAAGGGGAATGGTTCTGTTGGCTGGGTCGTTCAAATTATTAACGGAAATAACTATAACGCATCCCTATCATTAGCTTCGGACGTATTAGAGTCAATCTATAACCAGGTAGAGGAGATGCGATTCTGTTCTGTCTTGTTAGCACGTAAAGCGGTCGTGAAGAAAGTAGAAGGAGGGTATTTGGTAGAGGAGGGCTTTTGGGGGTTCGGTTCAGGTTCAGAGCATGCAACCCATGCCCTGTTAAGCCTCAAGGACGCCAAATCCATGCAAGAAGGCAGGGCTTTGGAGGAGATGCTGGCCGTTGTACCCATGAGTGAGGTCACAATCGTTGACGATTGGTATACGATGAGTCTGAAAGGATCCGCAAGTAATAGTCTGGAACTCAAAAATGTGTTTATACCTGATAGACATGTCATCACCATCACCCATCAGGGAGACTGGCAGCCCGCCGAACTGGCAGGACGTGACAGATACAAGCCTTACTCACAGCTCATTCTCAGCATCACAACGGGAATAAGCGCGATTCTCGGACTCGCTAGAGGGGCTGTCGAGTATTTTGCCCAGAAAGCACCTCACAAGGGAATTGCGATGACTGTCCATAGCTCTCAAGCTGCAGTGGGCCATATCCAATATAAAGTGGGACTTGCGGCTATGAAGGTCGAATCCGCTCATCTTCATATCAGTCGAACCATTGACAATTTGGAGCGTCATGTGCAGAATACAGCACCGTTTAGTCTAAAGGAATCGGCACAGGTGCAGACAGATATGACCTATGCAGCCATGCTGTGCTGGGAAGCCGTAGATATGCTAATGGCAGAGAGCGGAGGAAGTGTGATTGCCGATTCCAACCGCTTATCTCAAATATTCCGGGACATCAGAGGCGGCTCCAATCATGCGCTGACTACAGCGTCGACTGGACTAGAGCTATACGGACGAGTACTGATGGGTGTGCCTCCACAGTTTTTCCCTATCCTAGCCCGAAGCCTTGTGCTCTCTTGA
- a CDS encoding TetR/AcrR family transcriptional regulator C-terminal domain-containing protein, producing the protein MDNTTTEDLRVRRTHKLLYNALLELMEKQPFGNITVKQICDLAMVHRTTFYTHFQDKFDLLSRAMQQIAEEEFKGIADISFSPSDNFRELFSLATKHKKLFSILLAEERDSLRNLLRREMGRGIREYLTKHNSIEENSIDMQIKIEAYIGAVLGVITWWIESNMPIDHEELYEKMNIFSEWKFAD; encoded by the coding sequence ATGGACAATACAACAACTGAAGATCTTCGGGTCCGAAGAACTCACAAGCTGTTATACAACGCTCTGTTAGAGTTAATGGAGAAACAGCCGTTCGGGAATATAACGGTGAAGCAGATCTGTGATCTAGCGATGGTACATCGAACTACTTTCTACACGCACTTCCAGGATAAATTCGACTTGCTTTCACGCGCTATGCAGCAAATTGCGGAGGAAGAATTTAAGGGCATTGCCGATATATCCTTTTCTCCATCCGATAATTTTAGAGAGTTATTCTCTTTGGCAACGAAACATAAGAAGCTTTTCTCCATTCTGTTAGCCGAAGAGAGGGATTCTTTGAGAAATCTGTTACGAAGAGAGATGGGGAGGGGTATCAGGGAATACTTGACCAAGCATAATTCGATTGAAGAGAATTCCATCGATATGCAAATTAAGATAGAGGCTTACATCGGAGCCGTGCTTGGTGTGATCACCTGGTGGATTGAGAGCAACATGCCGATCGACCACGAAGAGTTGTATGAAAAAATGAATATCTTCTCAGAGTGGAAGTTTGCAGATTAA
- a CDS encoding S-layer homology domain-containing protein gives MTGASAAYAAPVQQSVMDLSVQVPASVVQGSSLVISGVSTLSSVSIKVIGPNQLNLFFDVVDVVDGAYQDTITIPANDSKWPAGQYTVVAGQGTNVKTASFNVTAPPSSGGGSGDGGGSTTTPSNPGGSTNPPAVGLNNPMLPAGTVVNDLSSAVTVQPAAAGLSQVVLDSKKAIAGIQSGKENAKAFVISIPEVKESKAVAVSIPADVSKAIVEKGGTEASILVATPFGGYHLPLKALGSSQLDTIVVTVSQVNDEKQNQIREKTVGKGLALLGSPTTFTVELVKADGTRQEIDNFNNIYVQRSIHIGGTIDTSQAVAVKVNEDGSLIPVPTYFTKDATGFSAVINRTSNSTYAVVSGTKSFADIKGHWAEANISKMASHLLVNGITDTKFGPQLNITRAEFTSLVVRALGLSDSTGTTSFKDVKETDWFYKEVGIAVSAGLIKGEGDQFKPGDRITREQMAAIFERALKFAGASVPNSTTTLSFADKNSISAWAAPSISAAVQLGILKGDERGLLHPGAPATRAEGTVMLERMLKVVKFINE, from the coding sequence ATGACAGGCGCCTCGGCGGCATATGCCGCCCCAGTCCAGCAGTCGGTAATGGACCTTAGCGTACAGGTTCCGGCGAGTGTGGTTCAGGGAAGTTCACTGGTGATCTCCGGCGTCTCCACGTTGTCATCGGTCAGTATCAAAGTCATTGGACCGAACCAATTGAACCTGTTCTTCGATGTCGTGGATGTGGTGGATGGAGCCTATCAGGACACGATAACCATACCGGCCAATGATTCGAAGTGGCCTGCGGGACAATATACGGTCGTAGCGGGACAGGGAACCAATGTGAAGACAGCCAGCTTTAACGTGACTGCGCCACCTAGTAGTGGAGGTGGAAGCGGTGACGGAGGTGGTTCAACTACCACACCATCGAATCCGGGGGGAAGTACCAACCCGCCCGCTGTAGGATTGAATAATCCAATGCTTCCAGCGGGCACGGTTGTTAACGATCTCTCCTCAGCAGTGACTGTTCAACCGGCTGCTGCCGGATTGTCTCAAGTCGTACTGGATAGTAAGAAGGCAATCGCCGGTATTCAAAGCGGCAAAGAGAACGCTAAGGCATTTGTTATCTCCATTCCAGAGGTGAAAGAATCTAAGGCGGTGGCTGTGTCCATTCCTGCAGATGTGTCGAAGGCCATTGTAGAGAAGGGGGGCACCGAGGCCTCCATCCTGGTTGCAACTCCATTTGGTGGATATCATCTGCCGCTCAAAGCATTGGGCAGCAGCCAACTCGATACGATTGTGGTAACCGTATCTCAGGTCAATGATGAGAAGCAGAACCAAATTCGCGAGAAGACTGTTGGCAAAGGGTTAGCGCTGCTTGGTTCGCCGACAACCTTCACCGTGGAGCTGGTAAAGGCTGACGGAACCAGACAAGAAATCGACAACTTCAACAATATCTATGTGCAGCGTTCTATTCATATCGGTGGAACGATCGATACTTCTCAAGCTGTAGCTGTTAAGGTGAATGAGGATGGCAGTCTGATTCCGGTTCCAACCTACTTTACCAAGGATGCAACAGGTTTCTCAGCCGTGATTAATCGCACGAGCAACAGCACGTATGCGGTGGTGTCAGGAACCAAATCTTTTGCTGATATTAAAGGTCATTGGGCCGAAGCAAATATCTCCAAGATGGCCTCTCATTTACTTGTTAATGGTATAACGGATACGAAATTCGGGCCTCAACTGAACATAACTCGTGCCGAATTTACTAGTTTGGTAGTTAGAGCACTCGGGTTATCGGATAGTACCGGAACTACATCTTTTAAGGATGTGAAGGAGACGGATTGGTTCTACAAAGAAGTAGGTATTGCTGTATCCGCGGGGTTGATTAAAGGCGAAGGTGATCAGTTCAAGCCTGGAGATCGCATTACCCGTGAGCAGATGGCTGCTATCTTTGAACGTGCTTTGAAATTTGCCGGAGCTTCCGTACCGAATTCGACAACGACTTTATCGTTTGCGGATAAGAACAGCATTTCAGCTTGGGCCGCTCCATCGATCTCCGCGGCAGTTCAGCTCGGGATTTTGAAAGGGGATGAGCGCGGATTGCTCCATCCTGGAGCCCCTGCGACTCGCGCCGAAGGAACGGTTATGCTGGAAAGAATGCTGAAAGTGGTTAAATTTATTAACGAATAG
- a CDS encoding family 14 glycosylhydrolase yields MLFQNTRRLRPVQFIVAFLLTFMMFFGSILPTPVTNASSDTKIVVMLNLEDVTDFTAFDKQMATLKSRGVYGVEVDMWWHHFEPKKQGEYDWSYYKELFGHITKAGLKISPIFSFHQCGGNVGDDCFYPLPEWVWELDDKEQMQYKSESDYYDNEYIAPWYDGAVDLYAGAFASFAANMTEFKSSFEKLHIGLGPAGELRYPSYNFADKWQYPSRGLFQAYSGAAVADFQKKMQVKYTDIEALNSAWGTNLASFTEVQPPANGDDFYAKKVDTTTYGKDFLSWYQSTLENHFTKVIEAAQTALKSYDEIPLSAKIPGIHWQYSNPDAPHSAEHAAGLYDYSRLLDLYQEKGVDLTFTMLEMTNEGNKPKDGEPENYSRPQDLIAKVSELAREKGIALEGENALPVGNAEGFKTIYDVVNDYNYGIFTLLRLQNVVKADGTPTNLLDPFVTTLRLGELPQQRVTINIYDPQKDPNAKVSLVGNTGAMGNWNPTAGAAMKYLGDGHWQTTLNLTATATYEFKANRVDDKNKPVWGADPNLSWTVPYIPGGTAVFKADLQREGQDEQHKHYITGDVTLNGSQPGGTTVSLTDANGNVLTAAFGEEKQSEHGNYGLIAAADADKAHYYFEVPRGTYTLKAANGNHTTQLTILANSQTLSDENLLIDNVPDLQLGDAFTVTKKSFSTTAGVSASVNVAPTPLGSDIANKVVIFMLMDGNKPVGINAVGASGSAAQDVSTFFNVAGGSNYKLKVFVVDAYDISSTTNIGNVLAEPLVLQNK; encoded by the coding sequence GTGTTATTTCAAAATACCCGGCGTTTAAGGCCTGTTCAGTTTATTGTGGCCTTCCTATTAACCTTTATGATGTTCTTTGGCAGCATTCTGCCAACACCGGTTACTAACGCAAGCAGCGATACAAAGATTGTTGTCATGCTTAATTTGGAGGATGTAACTGACTTTACGGCCTTCGATAAACAGATGGCTACCTTGAAGAGCAGGGGGGTCTACGGGGTAGAGGTGGACATGTGGTGGCATCACTTCGAACCTAAGAAGCAAGGGGAGTATGACTGGAGCTACTATAAGGAGCTCTTTGGGCACATCACGAAAGCCGGATTGAAAATCTCTCCGATCTTCTCCTTCCATCAGTGCGGCGGGAACGTAGGGGATGACTGTTTTTATCCGCTTCCTGAATGGGTCTGGGAACTTGACGACAAAGAGCAAATGCAGTACAAGTCAGAATCGGACTATTATGACAATGAATACATAGCACCTTGGTACGACGGGGCAGTTGATCTATATGCAGGCGCTTTCGCATCGTTTGCTGCGAACATGACGGAATTCAAATCTTCTTTTGAAAAACTCCATATCGGACTTGGACCAGCCGGCGAGCTCAGATATCCAAGTTATAATTTTGCTGATAAATGGCAGTATCCATCGCGCGGCTTGTTCCAAGCCTATTCCGGAGCGGCGGTTGCCGATTTCCAGAAGAAGATGCAGGTGAAATACACAGATATTGAAGCACTTAACAGTGCATGGGGAACTAATCTCGCATCCTTCACTGAAGTCCAGCCTCCAGCGAATGGCGATGATTTTTATGCCAAGAAGGTAGATACAACAACTTACGGTAAGGACTTTCTGAGTTGGTATCAGTCCACGCTGGAGAACCATTTCACGAAAGTTATCGAAGCAGCTCAAACAGCGCTTAAATCTTATGACGAAATTCCATTGAGCGCGAAGATTCCGGGAATCCATTGGCAGTACAGCAATCCCGATGCGCCTCATTCTGCTGAACATGCGGCTGGGCTGTATGATTATTCCCGATTGCTTGACCTGTACCAGGAAAAGGGGGTCGATCTCACTTTTACCATGCTGGAAATGACGAATGAGGGGAACAAGCCAAAGGATGGGGAGCCTGAAAATTATAGCAGACCTCAGGATCTGATCGCTAAGGTCTCGGAATTGGCAAGAGAGAAAGGTATTGCACTGGAAGGCGAGAACGCGCTGCCGGTGGGCAATGCCGAGGGATTCAAGACGATTTATGATGTTGTAAATGATTATAACTATGGCATCTTCACATTACTGCGTCTGCAGAACGTTGTAAAAGCAGATGGTACACCCACTAACCTGCTGGATCCATTTGTAACAACGCTCAGGCTAGGCGAATTGCCTCAGCAGCGGGTCACGATTAATATCTATGATCCACAGAAGGACCCAAATGCAAAGGTATCTCTTGTGGGCAACACTGGAGCAATGGGCAACTGGAATCCTACCGCCGGTGCAGCTATGAAGTATCTGGGCGATGGCCATTGGCAAACAACTCTGAATTTGACAGCAACCGCAACTTATGAGTTTAAGGCTAACCGGGTGGATGATAAGAATAAGCCTGTATGGGGAGCAGATCCCAACTTATCTTGGACAGTACCTTACATTCCAGGCGGCACAGCGGTATTTAAGGCAGATCTGCAGAGAGAAGGGCAAGACGAGCAGCACAAACACTACATCACTGGGGATGTAACCTTAAATGGATCTCAGCCAGGGGGTACAACGGTAAGCTTGACAGACGCCAATGGTAACGTGTTAACTGCGGCTTTCGGCGAGGAAAAGCAATCGGAGCATGGCAACTATGGACTAATTGCGGCTGCGGATGCTGACAAAGCACATTACTATTTCGAAGTACCAAGAGGTACCTACACGCTGAAAGCTGCTAACGGGAACCATACGACCCAACTGACCATTCTGGCGAATTCCCAGACGCTTTCTGATGAGAATCTTCTCATCGATAACGTGCCGGATTTGCAGCTCGGTGACGCATTCACAGTTACGAAAAAGTCGTTCAGCACCACAGCCGGCGTATCGGCATCCGTAAATGTAGCGCCAACTCCGCTTGGATCAGACATTGCGAATAAGGTCGTTATCTTCATGCTGATGGACGGCAATAAGCCTGTAGGCATCAATGCGGTTGGCGCATCCGGTTCAGCGGCTCAGGACGTTTCGACATTCTTCAATGTTGCCGGCGGCAGCAACTACAAGCTGAAAGTGTTCGTTGTGGATGCTTATGATATCAGCAGCACCACGAATATTGGCAATGTGCTGGCAGAACCGTTAGTGCTTCAGAATAAATAA
- a CDS encoding TetR/AcrR family transcriptional regulator, with translation MLREARKKELKEQIFLQALQLFSEKGFEQVTVQEITSRCGIGKGTFFNYFARKEDILLYLGESQIDLLQQSMEKHRNVEHPKAQIANVLCDLLHNFSTHSELMRLVTMEILKSVHLTGQESASVLQLHQQLAGMIGSAKDSGKLDSRWAPEVIASTVVGVYFHTILSSTLLEGQHTTLTDAFRQQLDVVWDGIDGT, from the coding sequence ATGTTAAGAGAAGCGCGTAAGAAAGAATTAAAAGAACAGATTTTTCTACAAGCCCTCCAGCTCTTTAGTGAAAAGGGATTTGAACAGGTTACAGTGCAGGAGATCACATCCAGGTGCGGCATTGGCAAGGGAACCTTCTTCAATTATTTTGCGAGGAAAGAAGATATCTTGCTGTATCTTGGGGAATCCCAGATCGACTTGTTACAGCAGAGTATGGAGAAGCACCGGAATGTGGAGCATCCCAAAGCGCAGATTGCGAACGTGTTATGCGATCTGCTTCACAACTTCTCCACACACAGCGAGCTTATGAGACTGGTTACGATGGAGATTCTGAAGTCGGTACATCTGACGGGCCAAGAATCCGCAAGCGTTCTTCAGTTGCATCAGCAGCTGGCAGGCATGATCGGCAGTGCCAAGGACAGCGGGAAGCTGGACAGCCGCTGGGCACCGGAAGTGATCGCTTCGACGGTTGTCGGAGTGTACTTCCATACCATCCTGTCATCGACACTGCTGGAAGGTCAACATACAACCTTAACCGACGCATTCAGACAACAGCTGGATGTCGTATGGGACGGTATTGATGGTACATAG
- a CDS encoding FAD-dependent monooxygenase yields the protein MSQTILIIGGGIAGLCAAVTLQHIGMKVKVYERSPEPAAVGAGIIIAPNALQALEPYGISSEIIRQGCPSGGFQLLSDRGRPISKLAVPPEYGSLYSLHRKDLHHILLSALPPGTVEWGKSLVQLEQKDTHVQAVFHDGSQAEGDLVVAADGIHSSIRKQLVPKDTYRYAGYTCWRGIVPGDGLPGLSDHFIETWGTKGRFGIVPLPGNQVYWYGLINARQNDPRVAKYTSEDLHHLFKDYHDPIPDLLLRTAPHDIIHRDIVDITPMERFYSDRVVVIGDAAHAITPNMGQGACQAIEDARTLAECLHVQPNYQQAFADYDARRRQRIEHISNQSWRIGQMAQSQSILFTRIRNQLMRYAPKSVGRSQARSIYQFRL from the coding sequence ATGTCACAGACCATTCTGATCATAGGCGGCGGGATCGCAGGTCTATGCGCCGCGGTCACCTTGCAGCATATAGGCATGAAAGTGAAGGTATACGAGAGAAGCCCTGAACCAGCCGCTGTCGGCGCGGGGATCATTATCGCCCCCAATGCTCTGCAAGCACTAGAGCCCTACGGAATATCAAGCGAGATCATTCGTCAAGGCTGTCCAAGCGGCGGCTTCCAGCTGTTATCCGATCGGGGCCGGCCTATCTCGAAGCTTGCTGTACCCCCGGAGTACGGCAGCTTATATTCCCTCCACCGCAAGGACCTGCATCATATTCTATTATCTGCGCTTCCTCCCGGCACTGTTGAATGGGGCAAGTCATTAGTACAGCTTGAGCAGAAAGATACCCACGTACAGGCTGTGTTCCATGACGGCAGTCAAGCGGAAGGTGATCTGGTAGTCGCTGCGGATGGCATTCACTCCAGTATTCGCAAGCAGCTTGTTCCCAAGGACACCTATCGTTATGCCGGCTATACCTGCTGGCGTGGTATCGTACCCGGTGACGGCCTGCCGGGTCTATCCGATCACTTCATTGAGACGTGGGGAACGAAAGGCCGCTTCGGCATTGTCCCGCTTCCCGGCAACCAGGTCTATTGGTATGGACTCATCAATGCCCGCCAAAATGACCCCCGCGTAGCGAAGTATACTTCAGAGGACTTGCATCACCTGTTCAAGGACTATCATGATCCCATACCAGATCTGCTGCTAAGAACGGCACCTCATGACATCATCCATCGGGATATCGTTGATATTACGCCAATGGAGCGCTTTTACTCCGATCGGGTTGTTGTAATCGGCGATGCGGCTCATGCGATTACACCGAATATGGGACAGGGAGCCTGTCAGGCCATTGAGGATGCGCGTACTCTCGCGGAATGCCTTCATGTACAGCCTAATTACCAGCAGGCATTCGCCGATTACGATGCCAGACGCAGACAGAGAATTGAGCACATCTCGAACCAATCCTGGAGAATTGGACAAATGGCTCAATCGCAAAGCATCTTATTCACCCGGATTCGAAATCAACTAATGAGGTATGCCCCCAAGAGCGTAGGCCGAAGCCAAGCCCGGAGCATATACCAGTTCCGTCTCTAA